Proteins encoded together in one Thermomonospora curvata DSM 43183 window:
- a CDS encoding serine hydrolase, whose amino-acid sequence MDLTGTSRTGPGRLDPLHRRRLTRAVERALRGTGRARLSVSACDLTTGAGYSYGTARRFVTASIVKVDILAALLLRLGRQGRSLDGPQREQAARMIIDSDNDAASALWAQIGGAAGLSEANEALGLRETTATGAGWGLTGTSARDQIRLLRALAGPGGPLAASDRELIWEFMGAVNAGQRWGVGAAAGSAGRVALKNGWLPRSADGGLWVINSIGRIRDGHDYLIAVLSDRNATKEAGIALVERVAVTVMDALRQTTSR is encoded by the coding sequence ATGGACCTCACCGGCACGTCCCGGACCGGCCCAGGCCGGCTCGACCCGCTCCACCGCCGCAGGCTCACCAGGGCCGTCGAACGGGCCCTGCGGGGCACCGGCCGCGCCAGGCTGTCGGTGTCGGCCTGCGACCTGACGACCGGAGCGGGCTACTCCTACGGCACCGCCCGGCGGTTCGTCACCGCCAGCATCGTCAAGGTCGACATCCTGGCGGCTTTGCTGCTGCGGCTCGGCCGGCAGGGCCGCAGCCTGGACGGGCCGCAGCGCGAGCAGGCCGCCCGCATGATCATCGACAGCGACAACGACGCGGCCAGTGCGCTGTGGGCGCAGATCGGCGGGGCGGCCGGGCTGAGCGAGGCCAATGAGGCGCTGGGGCTGCGGGAGACCACGGCGACCGGCGCGGGCTGGGGGCTGACCGGCACCAGCGCCCGCGACCAGATCCGGCTGCTGCGCGCGCTGGCCGGCCCCGGCGGCCCGCTGGCCGCCTCCGACCGCGAGCTGATCTGGGAGTTCATGGGCGCGGTGAACGCCGGCCAGCGGTGGGGCGTCGGCGCGGCGGCCGGCTCCGCCGGCCGGGTGGCGCTCAAGAACGGCTGGCTGCCCCGCTCCGCCGACGGCGGGCTGTGGGTGATCAACAGCATCGGGCGGATCCGCGACGGCCACGACTACCTGATCGCGGTGCTGTCCGACCGCAACGCCACCAAGGAGGCGGGCATCGCCCTGGTGGAGCGGGTCGCCGTGACCGTCATGGACGCCCTGCGCCAGACCACGTCCCGGTGA
- a CDS encoding alpha/beta fold hydrolase — protein MPFVTTSDGTEIFYKDWGSGRPVVFSHGWPLNSDSWEGQMLFLAEHGYRCVAHDRRGHGRSAQVWDGNDMDHYADDLAAVIDALDLREATLVGFSTGGGEVARYIGRHGTGRVVQAALVSAVPPFMLRTDDNPGGVPIEQFDEARANSLADRAQFYRDLADGPFYGNNRPGASVSQGVRDFFWLQGMQSGHKNAYDSIAAYSATDFRDDLAAFDVPTLVIHGEDDQIVPLEVGGRASAGLIKEAELKVYPGAPHGLTDTHKDRLNEDLLEFLNSYKS, from the coding sequence ATGCCGTTCGTCACCACTTCCGATGGCACGGAGATCTTCTACAAGGACTGGGGGAGCGGGCGCCCGGTCGTCTTCAGCCACGGCTGGCCGCTCAACTCCGACAGCTGGGAGGGGCAGATGCTCTTCCTGGCCGAGCACGGCTACCGGTGCGTCGCCCACGACCGCCGCGGCCACGGCCGCTCGGCCCAGGTCTGGGACGGCAACGACATGGACCACTACGCCGACGACCTGGCCGCCGTCATCGACGCCCTCGACCTGAGGGAGGCCACCTTGGTCGGGTTCTCCACCGGCGGCGGCGAGGTCGCCCGCTACATCGGACGGCACGGCACCGGGCGGGTCGTGCAGGCCGCGCTGGTCAGCGCCGTCCCGCCGTTCATGCTCCGCACCGACGACAACCCCGGGGGAGTCCCGATCGAGCAGTTCGACGAGGCGCGCGCCAACTCCCTGGCCGACCGCGCCCAGTTCTACCGGGACCTGGCCGACGGGCCGTTCTACGGCAACAACCGGCCGGGCGCCTCGGTGTCCCAGGGGGTGCGGGACTTCTTCTGGCTCCAGGGCATGCAAAGCGGGCACAAGAACGCCTACGACAGCATCGCCGCCTATTCGGCCACCGACTTCCGCGACGACCTGGCCGCCTTCGACGTCCCCACCCTGGTCATCCACGGGGAGGACGACCAGATAGTGCCGCTGGAGGTCGGCGGCAGGGCGTCGGCGGGGCTGATCAAGGAGGCCGAGCTGAAGGTCTACCCCGGCGCCCCGCACGGCCTCACCGACACCCACAAGGACCGGCTCAACGAGGACCTGCTGGAGTTCCTCAACTCCTACAAGAGCTGA
- a CDS encoding LLM class flavin-dependent oxidoreductase: MSILDLVPIPEGRTAAEGIAASMEAARQADELGYRRLWFAEHHNTPGLAASASALLIARAASLTERIRVGAGGVMLPNHSPLMVAEQYGTLANMFGGRIDLGLGRAPGTDPMTARALARSAADAQSFARNIADLQGWFGAAGTARSAPIFSAVSAGTDVPIWVLGSTVNGASIAGRLGLPFSVASHFAPEQVMQAIEVYRDAFDPKAPTAQIDRPYVMAGINVLVMPTDEEARRQWTTVQQMFLNIRRGRRGKIPPPVDPDQVAPAFELAFAESALRFKAVGSPKTAVRALEEFVARTGVDELIAVTYTYDPADRMKSFQLLAEHWF, from the coding sequence GTGAGCATTCTCGATCTGGTGCCGATCCCGGAGGGCCGGACCGCCGCCGAGGGCATCGCCGCCTCGATGGAGGCGGCGCGGCAGGCCGACGAGCTCGGCTACCGCAGGCTGTGGTTCGCCGAGCACCACAACACCCCGGGCCTGGCGGCCAGCGCCTCCGCGCTGCTGATCGCCCGCGCGGCGTCGCTGACCGAGCGCATCCGGGTCGGTGCGGGCGGGGTCATGCTGCCCAACCACTCCCCGCTCATGGTCGCCGAGCAGTACGGCACGCTGGCCAACATGTTCGGCGGCCGCATCGACCTGGGGCTGGGACGCGCACCGGGCACCGACCCGATGACCGCCCGGGCGCTGGCCCGCTCCGCCGCCGACGCCCAGTCGTTCGCCCGCAACATCGCCGACCTGCAGGGCTGGTTCGGCGCGGCGGGCACGGCCCGCAGCGCGCCCATCTTCTCGGCGGTCTCGGCCGGCACCGACGTGCCCATCTGGGTGCTGGGCTCCACGGTCAACGGCGCCTCCATCGCCGGGCGGCTCGGGCTGCCGTTCTCGGTGGCCTCGCACTTCGCCCCCGAGCAGGTGATGCAGGCGATCGAGGTCTACCGCGACGCCTTCGACCCGAAGGCCCCCACCGCGCAGATCGACCGGCCCTACGTCATGGCCGGCATCAACGTCCTGGTGATGCCCACCGACGAGGAGGCGCGGCGGCAGTGGACCACCGTCCAGCAGATGTTCCTCAACATCCGCCGCGGCCGGCGGGGCAAGATCCCGCCCCCGGTCGATCCCGATCAGGTCGCCCCGGCCTTTGAGCTGGCGTTCGCCGAGTCCGCGCTGCGCTTCAAGGCCGTCGGCAGCCCCAAGACGGCGGTGCGGGCGCTGGAGGAGTTCGTGGCGCGGACGGGCGTCGATGAGCTCATCGCCGTCACCTACACCTACGATCCCGCCGACCGGATGAAGTCCTTCCAGCTCCTGGCGGAGCACTGGTTCTGA
- a CDS encoding FAD-dependent monooxygenase, which produces MEYAADVLVVGAGPTGLLLAGDLAAAGAGCVVVERRQGESNLSRAFAVHARTLEQLDARGLADELAATGHRLRALRAFGDVTVDMSRLPSRFNYVLITPQYETERLLERRARACGAEIWEGTEAVGLRQDASGVEVTLRRRNGTARTVRARYVVGADGARSTVRRALGLAFPGRSVVRSMMLADVRLAEDPPDALTVNATGDAFALLAPFGDGWYRVVAWDRHHQVPDSAPVGLPEIRRTMRLALGSDYGARDPRWMSRFHSDERQVPRYRVGRVFLAGDAAHIHSPAGGLGMNTGIQDAANLSWKLAAALQGWAPPGLLDSYQAERHPVGRAVLLASGAIVRVVVTGPPPLRAVRNLLGRAVTGVAPLRRRATGLASGLSIAYPAPKGAHRLTGRRAPDIPLADGRRLYQALRDGCFLLVAPRADDPAAAAAGAAWADRVRTLGAGGPTASTVLVRPDGYIAWAADRPSAAAVRDALAAHCGPPRFRAPVPG; this is translated from the coding sequence GTGGAATACGCGGCTGATGTGCTGGTGGTGGGTGCGGGCCCCACCGGGCTGCTGCTGGCCGGTGACCTGGCGGCGGCCGGGGCCGGGTGCGTGGTGGTGGAACGGCGGCAAGGGGAGTCGAACCTGTCGCGGGCGTTCGCCGTGCACGCCCGGACGCTGGAACAGCTTGACGCCCGCGGCCTGGCCGACGAGCTGGCCGCCACCGGGCACCGGCTGCGCGCGCTGCGGGCGTTCGGCGATGTGACGGTGGACATGTCCCGCCTGCCGAGCCGGTTCAACTACGTCCTCATCACCCCCCAGTACGAGACGGAACGGCTGCTGGAGCGGCGGGCCCGCGCATGCGGCGCCGAGATCTGGGAGGGCACCGAGGCGGTCGGGCTGCGCCAGGATGCGAGCGGCGTCGAGGTGACGCTGCGGCGGCGGAACGGCACCGCCCGGACGGTCCGGGCGAGGTACGTGGTGGGGGCGGACGGGGCGCGCAGCACGGTCCGCCGGGCGCTGGGGCTGGCCTTCCCGGGACGGTCGGTGGTGCGGTCGATGATGCTGGCCGACGTCCGCCTGGCCGAAGACCCGCCGGATGCGCTGACCGTCAACGCCACCGGGGACGCCTTCGCCCTGCTGGCCCCGTTCGGGGACGGCTGGTACCGGGTGGTCGCCTGGGACCGCCACCATCAGGTCCCCGACTCCGCCCCGGTCGGCCTGCCGGAGATCCGCCGGACCATGCGGCTGGCCCTGGGCTCCGACTACGGGGCGCGCGACCCGCGGTGGATGTCGCGTTTCCACAGCGATGAACGGCAGGTGCCCCGCTACCGCGTCGGCCGGGTGTTCCTGGCCGGGGACGCCGCGCACATCCACTCCCCGGCCGGCGGGCTGGGCATGAACACCGGCATACAGGACGCGGCCAATTTGAGCTGGAAGCTCGCCGCCGCCCTGCAGGGCTGGGCCCCGCCCGGCCTGCTGGACTCCTACCAGGCCGAGCGGCACCCGGTCGGCCGGGCGGTGCTGCTGGCCAGCGGCGCCATCGTGCGCGTGGTCGTCACCGGCCCGCCGCCCCTGCGCGCCGTCCGCAACCTGCTGGGCCGCGCCGTCACGGGCGTCGCGCCGCTGCGGCGGCGGGCGACGGGCCTGGCCTCCGGGCTGAGCATCGCCTACCCGGCGCCCAAGGGGGCCCACCGGCTGACCGGCAGGCGGGCGCCCGACATCCCCCTGGCTGATGGGCGGCGGCTTTACCAGGCGTTGCGCGACGGCTGCTTCCTGCTGGTCGCCCCGAGGGCGGACGACCCGGCGGCGGCAGCAGCCGGGGCGGCGTGGGCGGATCGCGTCCGCACGCTGGGGGCGGGCGGGCCGACCGCCAGCACCGTGCTGGTCCGTCCCGACGGGTACATCGCCTGGGCCGCCGACCGGCCGTCCGCCGCCGCGGTCCGGGACGCCCTGGCCGCGCATTGCGGGCCTCCCCGGTTCCGGGCGCCGGTGCCGGGCTGA
- a CDS encoding GNAT family N-acetyltransferase yields MYPVMVHGERLVLREFTEADIDAVLAIYGDPVVTEHLSFEPRTRDQVAATIRTVTQAARAVPRTEYSLAAALISTGEAIGFARLAVDTGHPGQSSAQLGFALRKDHWGQGLGSEMLGLLLTLGFDHLGLHRLWGARSPANTTSARLMLKHGMVEEGRIRHHLRIGGQWRDSIVHSILEHERRPSP; encoded by the coding sequence ATGTACCCGGTCATGGTTCATGGCGAACGCCTCGTCCTGCGTGAGTTCACCGAAGCCGACATCGATGCCGTACTGGCCATCTACGGCGACCCTGTGGTCACCGAACATCTCAGCTTCGAACCTCGCACCCGCGACCAGGTGGCCGCCACCATCCGGACCGTCACCCAAGCCGCCCGCGCCGTTCCGCGGACCGAGTATTCCCTGGCCGCCGCGCTGATCTCCACCGGCGAGGCCATCGGTTTCGCCCGGCTGGCCGTCGACACCGGTCACCCCGGCCAGTCCAGCGCCCAGCTCGGTTTCGCCCTTCGCAAAGACCACTGGGGGCAAGGGCTGGGCTCGGAGATGCTCGGTCTTCTCCTCACCCTCGGTTTCGACCATTTGGGGCTGCACCGGCTCTGGGGCGCGCGTTCCCCGGCCAACACCACCTCGGCCCGCCTCATGCTCAAACACGGCATGGTCGAAGAAGGCCGGATCCGTCACCACCTGCGCATCGGGGGCCAGTGGCGCGACTCCATCGTCCACTCCATTCTCGAACACGAACGCCGCCCCAGCCCTTGA
- a CDS encoding ATP-binding protein: MSVLPVERHVPMPPAHFRTNQHDPDLRREKLRLAALPNAVGTARRFVTAQLRGWGLDQLAGDCELVVSELVTNAVIATGDRTVPAGYARLHDRTPPTIVVQLRLTWYRLLCEVWDASPRPPVPAAASPLSEGGRGLHLVAAYAAGWSAYTSPAGGKVVYAWWNLPAAGPEGTAR, from the coding sequence ATGTCCGTGCTCCCCGTCGAACGGCATGTCCCGATGCCGCCTGCCCATTTCCGTACAAATCAACATGATCCCGACCTGCGGCGTGAGAAATTGCGCCTGGCGGCCCTTCCGAACGCCGTCGGCACGGCCCGCCGCTTCGTGACGGCGCAGCTGCGCGGGTGGGGCCTGGACCAGTTGGCCGGCGACTGCGAGCTCGTCGTCTCCGAACTGGTCACCAACGCCGTCATCGCCACCGGCGACCGCACGGTCCCCGCCGGCTACGCCCGGCTGCACGACCGGACCCCGCCCACGATCGTCGTGCAACTGCGGCTGACCTGGTACCGCCTGCTGTGCGAGGTGTGGGACGCCAGCCCGCGCCCCCCGGTCCCCGCCGCCGCGTCCCCCCTGTCCGAAGGCGGCCGGGGCCTGCACCTGGTCGCGGCCTACGCCGCCGGCTGGAGCGCCTACACCAGCCCCGCCGGCGGGAAGGTCGTCTACGCCTGGTGGAACCTGCCGGCGGCCGGCCCCGAAGGGACGGCCCGATGA
- a CDS encoding HAD-IC family P-type ATPase: MLLRREPPEREAAEAVRRCHRTGLRVHIVTGDNDATAAAVAAEVGIGVPRLHVVERAETITDRELDELLAQDAEIVFARSSPETKLKIADALRAQGRIVAMTGDGVNDAPAIHHAHIGVAMGRSGTDVAREAAAMILTNDDFATIVTAIESGRRVYDNVRKFIVYIFAHAVPEIVPFLVFALSGGLIPLPLTVLQILAIDLGTETLPALALGREPPEAGLMTRPPRPSSQGVITRDMLIRAWGYLGMVSAVLVLAAFFYVLWRAGWHPGAPTGPGSPLHEAYLTATTATFAALVACQISTAMAARTDHASLREIGLTTNPLLLAGITFELLFAAALVYLPPFQRLFGTTALPADVLLLIATFPAIVWGTDELRRFVRRRRGTAVTGGDKQ; the protein is encoded by the coding sequence GTGTTGCTGCGCAGAGAGCCGCCGGAGCGGGAGGCGGCCGAGGCGGTCCGCCGCTGCCATCGGACCGGACTGCGGGTGCACATCGTGACCGGCGACAACGACGCCACCGCCGCCGCCGTGGCCGCCGAGGTCGGCATCGGCGTGCCCCGCCTGCACGTGGTGGAACGCGCCGAGACCATCACCGACCGCGAACTCGACGAGCTGCTCGCCCAGGACGCCGAAATCGTCTTCGCCCGCTCCTCCCCGGAGACCAAACTGAAAATCGCCGACGCCCTGCGCGCCCAGGGCCGGATCGTGGCGATGACCGGAGACGGCGTCAACGACGCCCCCGCCATCCACCACGCTCACATCGGCGTGGCCATGGGCCGCTCCGGCACCGACGTGGCCCGCGAGGCCGCCGCCATGATCCTCACCAACGACGACTTCGCCACCATCGTCACCGCGATCGAATCCGGCCGCCGCGTCTACGACAACGTCCGCAAATTCATCGTCTACATCTTCGCCCACGCCGTCCCCGAGATTGTCCCCTTCCTGGTCTTCGCCCTCAGCGGCGGCCTGATCCCCCTCCCGCTGACCGTCCTCCAAATCCTCGCCATCGACCTGGGCACCGAGACCCTTCCCGCCCTGGCCCTGGGTCGCGAACCCCCCGAAGCCGGCCTCATGACCCGCCCACCCCGCCCCTCCTCCCAAGGCGTCATCACCCGCGACATGCTGATCCGCGCCTGGGGCTACCTGGGCATGGTCTCCGCCGTCCTGGTCCTGGCCGCGTTCTTCTATGTGCTGTGGCGAGCAGGCTGGCACCCCGGCGCCCCCACCGGCCCGGGCAGCCCGCTTCATGAGGCCTACCTGACCGCTACCACCGCCACCTTCGCCGCCCTGGTCGCCTGCCAGATCAGCACCGCGATGGCCGCCCGCACCGACCACGCCTCCCTCCGCGAGATCGGCCTCACCACCAACCCCCTGTTGCTGGCCGGCATCACCTTCGAACTCCTCTTCGCCGCCGCCCTGGTCTACCTGCCCCCGTTCCAGCGCCTGTTCGGCACCACCGCACTGCCCGCCGACGTCCTCCTCCTCATCGCCACCTTCCCCGCCATCGTCTGGGGCACCGACGAACTCCGCCGCTTCGTCCGTCGGCGCCGGGGGACGGCAGTGACAGGCGGAGACAAGCAGTAA
- a CDS encoding DNA sulfur modification protein DndB — translation MAAEMVFGSGKKLTFRDYVQGTWGSFTTPAGKVDYIMTKARLGEDSEDPERQLTKSLAPVREVMEVSDMDFNQLLQRDLDDHRVAVKLIPYLLKAQQTGPAFFPPIVAVLLPFRNRRPSSFPKLGEPIVVEDDEARWLQERAGDSFQVQRLLRSDNQLHPASVGKLWWNSTQARLVVLDGQHRAMALIAIERTMTNGWQSSSGARFRSFYEHQVKQVLLEAKQEGIDLNKVEIPVTVCWFPELTGEDAKPHDAARKLFVDVNNEARQPSQSRIILLSDAELSNVLTRRLLNELRGETDGSYIPLYAVEYDNPDANSTRPARWSVMTNIHLLKSAVDTCIFGPRDYLKDVTKKSKGRTKPGDRDRFMREQLNIPDLFPSEFEDGGFTYHPDRIGNTEFPLGKVDRISDRFAETWGRAILTLLSKTAPYAAHSRALRKLNESWHIDDTAMTLAHDALFNGVGVFWTLKDSYDHYEERKSRGHSVTKSDVIRAWEALDRRESEFEAYRAQEYLDNDKSIKQSNSAYSVFNTHACQLGLVMTLGSLWELRKSQLGWVNIYDLPAFAEDMTKGINAYFDQKHGRARDRRLAFIKDVSVITNPLNRIDSMETSQAVHFRYFWMQVLDTPMAWQHVSPWIKNQQDFKLLLSAARENYLKLRENQMIRALKNDPNIPEKELQKEARKKASLLLKRALRDWFYLPEEYYDEWFRSIGTSQNALDASPSTSNAP, via the coding sequence ATGGCAGCAGAAATGGTATTCGGATCAGGGAAAAAGCTGACTTTCAGGGACTACGTGCAGGGCACTTGGGGAAGCTTCACGACCCCTGCCGGCAAGGTCGACTACATTATGACCAAAGCACGTCTGGGGGAAGACTCTGAGGACCCCGAACGCCAGCTCACCAAGAGCCTCGCTCCAGTTCGCGAGGTCATGGAGGTGAGCGACATGGATTTCAACCAACTCTTGCAGCGCGACCTCGACGATCATCGAGTGGCCGTCAAGCTGATTCCCTACCTGCTCAAGGCGCAACAGACCGGTCCCGCTTTCTTCCCTCCGATCGTGGCTGTGCTCCTGCCCTTCCGGAACAGGCGCCCCTCTTCCTTCCCCAAACTTGGGGAGCCCATTGTGGTCGAGGACGACGAAGCGCGGTGGCTGCAGGAACGTGCCGGCGACTCCTTCCAGGTTCAGCGGCTGCTGAGGTCGGACAACCAGTTGCACCCGGCCAGCGTCGGCAAATTGTGGTGGAACTCCACTCAGGCTCGTCTCGTCGTGCTCGACGGACAACATCGCGCCATGGCCCTCATCGCCATAGAGCGGACGATGACCAACGGCTGGCAATCCTCCAGCGGTGCGCGTTTCCGCTCCTTCTACGAGCATCAGGTCAAGCAGGTGCTCCTTGAAGCCAAGCAAGAGGGAATCGATCTCAACAAGGTCGAGATCCCCGTCACCGTCTGCTGGTTCCCGGAGTTGACCGGAGAGGATGCCAAACCGCACGACGCCGCCCGCAAGCTGTTCGTCGACGTCAACAACGAAGCGCGGCAGCCTTCCCAGTCACGGATCATCCTGCTGTCAGACGCCGAGCTGAGCAACGTGCTGACCCGTCGGCTGCTCAACGAGCTGCGCGGCGAAACGGACGGGTCCTACATTCCACTGTACGCCGTCGAGTACGACAACCCCGACGCCAACTCCACACGACCGGCCCGGTGGTCGGTCATGACCAATATCCACTTGCTGAAGTCCGCTGTTGACACGTGCATCTTTGGCCCTCGAGACTATCTCAAGGATGTCACCAAGAAGTCGAAAGGACGCACAAAACCGGGAGATCGCGATCGCTTCATGCGAGAGCAGCTCAACATTCCCGATCTCTTTCCAAGCGAATTCGAGGATGGAGGATTCACCTACCATCCAGACAGAATCGGAAATACCGAGTTCCCTCTCGGCAAAGTCGACCGCATAAGTGATCGTTTCGCTGAGACCTGGGGCCGGGCAATTCTGACTCTCCTGTCCAAGACCGCCCCTTACGCCGCGCACTCCAGAGCACTCCGGAAGCTCAACGAAAGCTGGCACATCGACGATACAGCCATGACGCTGGCCCACGATGCACTGTTCAACGGAGTAGGCGTCTTCTGGACCCTCAAAGACAGTTACGACCACTACGAGGAAAGAAAATCTCGCGGCCACAGCGTCACCAAGTCCGATGTGATCAGAGCTTGGGAGGCACTCGACCGGCGAGAGAGTGAATTCGAGGCCTATCGCGCTCAAGAATACCTCGACAACGATAAGAGCATCAAGCAATCCAATTCGGCATACTCTGTCTTCAATACTCACGCCTGCCAGCTCGGACTTGTCATGACCTTGGGCTCACTGTGGGAACTTCGCAAGTCACAGTTGGGCTGGGTCAACATCTACGATCTCCCGGCTTTCGCCGAAGACATGACCAAAGGAATTAATGCCTACTTTGACCAAAAACACGGCAGGGCACGCGACCGCCGACTCGCATTCATCAAAGACGTGTCGGTCATCACGAATCCTCTCAACCGGATCGACAGCATGGAAACCTCCCAAGCGGTCCACTTCCGCTACTTCTGGATGCAAGTCCTCGACACGCCGATGGCCTGGCAGCACGTATCTCCATGGATCAAAAACCAACAAGACTTCAAGCTGCTCCTCAGTGCCGCTCGCGAAAACTACCTGAAGCTACGCGAGAATCAGATGATCAGAGCACTGAAAAACGATCCCAATATTCCCGAAAAGGAACTCCAGAAAGAGGCTCGCAAGAAAGCAAGTCTCTTGCTCAAGCGAGCCCTGCGAGACTGGTTCTACCTACCCGAAGAGTACTACGACGAGTGGTTCCGTAGCATTGGAACCTCCCAGAACGCCCTAGACGCTTCCCCCTCCACGAGCAACGCCCCTTAA
- a CDS encoding DNA phosphorothioation-associated putative methyltransferase yields MNTVTWNSDRRLTAVSRTSLSVAAKQAVIDGEINSSVSVLDYGSGRGGDVRGLREMRFQVQGWDPFYAPDEPPRPADVVLLTYVLNVIEDREERSQTLKRAWELANRLLVVTTRLTWERSKIRGEEYEDGILTRRRTFQYLFSPAELRSYVEETTGVRCVSAAPGIVYAYRNEEDRLRYLARKIVPHAEWLASDDTGSAIAAVVDYTERRGRLPRLEEMPEEMAKLLSHLRPNELQRIVKKSADPEKVSEGVKRSTLSTLLFLAVELFNGRGPYSSLPLSIQLDIRAFFSSYKEACRRADRLLLKLRDDSYVRGAMQASRVGKLTPTALYVHRRAVPQMPAVLRLYEHCASIAAGRPASWTIVKLRHQGRAVSWLDYPEFDTDPHPKLSSSYMVDLTTLKTSFKSYEGSKNRPLLHRKHEFLAPDDPDAPKYRRLTWAEMRAGLYQNPHLIGTEEGWEAELRRCGRELHGHRLVRRKDTAQPS; encoded by the coding sequence GTGAACACCGTCACGTGGAACAGCGACCGTCGGCTGACCGCCGTCAGCCGTACCTCGTTGTCGGTCGCTGCGAAGCAGGCAGTCATCGATGGCGAGATCAACTCCTCGGTGAGTGTGCTCGACTATGGGAGCGGGCGGGGTGGTGACGTTCGAGGGCTCCGCGAGATGCGGTTCCAGGTCCAAGGCTGGGATCCCTTCTACGCTCCCGACGAACCGCCCCGGCCCGCCGATGTCGTGCTGCTGACTTACGTTCTCAACGTCATCGAGGACCGGGAGGAGCGTAGCCAGACGCTGAAGCGGGCCTGGGAGCTCGCCAACCGCCTTCTCGTGGTCACGACCCGTTTGACGTGGGAGCGATCGAAGATCCGCGGCGAGGAGTACGAGGACGGGATCCTGACCAGGAGGCGGACCTTTCAGTACCTCTTCAGCCCGGCGGAGCTGCGCTCCTATGTGGAGGAGACGACCGGGGTCCGCTGCGTGTCCGCCGCGCCGGGGATCGTCTATGCCTACCGGAACGAGGAAGATCGGCTGCGCTACCTGGCGCGGAAGATCGTCCCGCATGCCGAGTGGCTGGCCTCCGACGACACCGGCTCGGCCATCGCGGCCGTCGTGGACTACACCGAGCGGCGCGGCCGGTTGCCTCGGTTGGAGGAGATGCCGGAGGAGATGGCGAAGCTGCTGTCCCACCTGCGGCCGAACGAGCTCCAGCGGATTGTGAAGAAGTCCGCCGACCCGGAGAAGGTGAGCGAGGGCGTCAAGCGGTCAACTCTCTCGACACTCCTGTTCCTGGCGGTGGAGCTGTTCAACGGCCGAGGGCCCTACAGCAGTCTGCCGCTCTCGATCCAACTGGACATTCGGGCCTTCTTCTCCTCCTATAAAGAGGCGTGCCGGCGGGCCGATCGGCTGCTGCTGAAACTGCGCGACGACTCCTATGTCCGCGGGGCGATGCAGGCTTCCCGCGTCGGGAAGCTGACCCCGACCGCGCTGTATGTGCACCGCCGGGCGGTGCCGCAGATGCCCGCGGTGCTGCGGTTGTATGAGCACTGCGCGTCGATCGCCGCGGGGCGTCCCGCGTCCTGGACGATCGTCAAGCTACGGCACCAAGGGCGGGCGGTGAGCTGGCTGGACTACCCGGAGTTCGACACCGATCCCCACCCGAAGCTCAGCTCGTCCTACATGGTGGACTTGACCACGCTGAAGACCTCCTTCAAGTCCTATGAGGGCTCGAAGAACCGGCCCCTGCTGCACCGCAAGCATGAGTTCCTGGCCCCCGACGACCCGGACGCCCCCAAGTACCGCCGGCTGACCTGGGCGGAGATGCGGGCCGGCCTCTACCAGAACCCGCACCTCATCGGGACCGAGGAGGGCTGGGAGGCCGAGCTGCGGCGTTGCGGACGTGAACTGCATGGCCACCGGCTGGTGCGGCGCAAGGACACGGCTCAGCCCAGCTGA